The following are from one region of the Nicotiana tomentosiformis chromosome 7, ASM39032v3, whole genome shotgun sequence genome:
- the LOC138895608 gene encoding protein MAIN-LIKE 1-like: MEVLFGMPVDGLHEAYPHALRDYKGLHYLHMLQRLTEFRPAEETTLSGASRLQLTLVPQHLEAMDAEITDDSPPEVIDRHTRLVLLLMFDGVLFSNTSGNLVSLRFLYHLERLDDLPGYNWGAAVLGYLYRQMCRASMGTQRDVARFLPLLQVWASERFLQFQPPLPPIAPDAPPQSFLPLAWRLLAYISSTSWDCRCNKIPAKERQLYMSMAGRLQIRLPRHCGVPEMMSD; encoded by the exons ATGGAGGTTCTTTTCGGGATGCCGGTTGATGGATTACATGAAGCTTACCCGCATGCTCTCAGAGACTACAAGGGATTGCATTACCTGCATATGTTGCAGCGTCTCACCGAATTTCGGCCAGCGGAGGAGACTACATTGAGTGGGGCCAGTCGTTTGCAGTTGACGCTCGTCCCGCAACATCTGGAGGCGATGGATGCGGAGATTACAGATGATTCACCGCCGGAGGTTATCGATCGACACACGAGATTGGTGTTGCTGCTGATGTTTGATGGTGTACTGTTCTCGAACACTTCtggaaacctagtcagcttgagatttctatATCATCTTGAGCGGTTAGATGATTTACCTGGTTACAACTGGGGTGCAGCTGTTCTAGGTTACCTGTATAGGCAGATGTGTCGGGCTAGCATGGGCACCCAGAGAGACGTTGCCAGATTTTTACCGCtactgcag gtttgggcctcagagcggttcctgcagttccaACCACCTCTACCACCCATCGCTCCAGATGCACCACCTCAATCGTTTCTCCCTTTAGcttggag GCTATTGGCTTACATCAGCTCtaccagttgggactgcagatgcaacAAAATACCGGCGAAGGAGCGGCAACTTTACATGAGTATGGCCGGTAGGTTACAGATTCGGCTGCCCAGACATTGCGGCGTGCCTGAGATGATGAGCGATTAG